Genomic segment of Nostoc sp. UHCC 0302:
ATTCCAACCGTTATGGGATATCGTTTGTTTATGGCAATGTTATTTTTATGTGACTGATGTATGGCCAGTTTACGCGAGTTTTATTGACTCATAAGACCACATTATTAGCAAAAAATACATGACCAGAGTGGAAGGAGAAAACACACGCTTACGTCATTATTTGACATGTCTATATTGTAAAATATTATGTTATTCCAAAACAGTCAGTATATATGCTCAAATACTCTATTTGTTTATTACTCCACTATCTCAAGTATGGACAGATACCTATATTTAATTAATTCATCCCGCATTTATGCAACGCCATTATCTAATACTACAGTTCTCTAGGATTTGGTCGCCAGCGTAAAATGTAAGCTTCTAAAATACGCACTCCCCAATCGAGGAAAACGCTAATGGATGCCAAAATTACTAATATTGCCCAAGCTTGATCAACATTTAAAGTTCCCTGGGCTGACATTAATAGATAACCTAAACCCCGTGTTGAACCGATATATTCAGCTACTAACGCCCCGACTAAAGCCATACCCAAACTTGTGCGAATTCCGGCAATTACCCAGATGAGAACCGAAGGTAATACAACCATATACAACATCTGCCAACGATTTGCACCCATGACCTGAAAAGCGGAAACCAACTCGCGTTCAATACTTTGGAGTCCCTGATAAGTTGTAAAAAATATGGGAAAAAAAGCGGCTAAAGCTGCTAATAATACTTTTGAGAGTAATCCAATGCCAAACCAGACAATAAAAAAGGGAGCTAAAGCAATCCGAGGCAGAGAATTAAATATCTGAACGTAAGGAAGAATGATTTTTGCTCCTGATGGCGAATAAGCGAGAAGAATTCCCAGACTAATACCGCTAGTCATTGCTAAAGCCAGTCCAGTCATTGCTTCTTGAAATGTCACAAAGATATGTTGAAATATACTACCGCTAGATAATAGTTTCCCTATCTCTTGGACAATTACACTCGGTTTCCCAACTAGTGCTGGTTCAATAAATTTATTAATGTTAAATGCTCCTGTTCCAACTTCCCAAACTAGCAAAATTACCGCCAGAGGTGTGAGTTGTATCGCTAGTTGTCGTAAGCGTTGCCACCCTTGGATTTGATAGGTTTGAAAACTGGGTATTTTGGGATTTTTATTAGTAGCAGAGAGCGTGGATTGTTTGAGAGTTAAAATTTTACGGCAGGTAGTTTTCATTTTATGTTTTAAAAACTGCGAATCCTCGGTCTTGTTGTAATACTTGTGTAGTTAGCTCTGACCACATCTCACGCTGGATTTGCTGAAATCTGGGATCGGTACGAATGGCGAGCGCAGATCGTTCTGTGGGTAAATCAATCGTAAATTCCTTGACAATTCTGCCAGGACGCGCGCTCAGGAGAAATACCCGTTGAGAAAGGGTGATCGCTTCATCCAAGTCATGAGTTACCAAAACAAAGGTGCATCCGGTATCACGCCATAATCGCAGAAATTCATCTTGTAAGAGAGCGCGTGTTTGAGCATCTAGACTACTCAGAGGCTCATCAAGTAACACCACATCTGGTTGATAAATCAGCGTGCGAATTAATAACACACGCTGCTGCATTCCTCCCGATAATTCTCTGGGAAAACTATTTTCAAATCCCGACAAGCCATATTTTTTGAGCATGGACAAGGCTTTCTTTCTTCTTTCAGTTCGAGGTATACCACGAATTTCTAGAGGTGCAGTAACATTATCGATGACTGTCCGCCAAGGTAACAAAGTTTGCTTTTGGAACAAGTAGCCAATTTCTTTGATCCCGCTAGTATTGAAACTACCACTGACATCTGTACCCGGACTAATTAAACCCGAAATCACATTTAATAAGGTACTCTTACCGCAACCACTAGGGCCAATTAAGCTAACAAATTCACCACGATTAATAGTCAAGTTGACATTCTGTAGTGCGTCAATTCGCTTATTTTTACTCCAATAAGAAATGCTCAAATTTTGAGTGGTGATTGTCGGGACTAACATAATTGTGCTGCTCCTTAAGCTCGATAACCGGCAAATTTATCAAATACCCCTTCAGCATAAGGAACCATTTTCTTAATGATTCCCGTATCAAAAAATACTCTTTGGTCAGTTAAATAAGCAGCTTCACTGATAGAGGCATCTTTCGGCACTGAGCGTTTGAGTTCGGTATTCAGACCTGTGAGGATAGCGTCTAAATTTTGACTATCAAAATGTTTACCGACTACTTTAAGAATGTCTTCTGGTGCAGTTTGGTGCATATATGTAAAAGTGCGATTTACGACTGTCACCAATCTTTTAATAGCTTCCGGCTTTTCGGAAGCTACGCGTTCATGACTGAGCCAAGCACGAGTCATCGCCTCGTTAGCACCAAAATATTTCTTATGCACATGTGGATCTAAAGCATTCAGTAATTGAAAAACTGTGCCTTCTTTGAGTAATTTGTGGAGGTCGGGCGCACCTGCGATCGCTGCGTCCACTTGACCAGTTTTAAGCAAAGTATAACTAGAAGCAGTTGTACTTTGAACATACTCAACATCTTTATCGTTCAAACCATTTTGCCGCAGATACTTGACAAAAACTGCCCAACTCCAAGTGCCAATTTCACCAGCTGAAATTTTTCTGCCTTTGAGGTCAGCAACACTCTTGATTTGAGAACGTAAATCAGAACGGACAATTAAGGAAGTATCAACTAGATTACGACGATTGGCGACGACATTTAACGGTACTCCCTTCAACCGAGAAAGATAAACGTGCAAAGGTGCTTGGGCGCTGAAATCAATCTCTCCTGCAATTAGCGCATCTCTCATTTTGGCACTACTTTGAAAAGTAATGACTTCAGCATTCAAACCAGCCGCATCAAAATAACCTAAATCTTGGGGAATCCAAACATCAATGGAGTTAATACCACTTACTGCCCCCAATTTAATGCTGATAGTTCTTTGATTAGCAGCAGGTTTAGTTATGTTATTACAGGCTTGTGTAACTAAAGCAGTTGTTACTCCTAAAGAAGCATATTTTAAAAAGTCTCTGCGTGTATGCATTTGCTTATTCAAGATTTATTTAAATTACAAGCAAGTAATATTAATGTGGGAATTTGGATTTAAGGCGTTGCTGAATTAGGGGATGAAATCTCAGGTAATCAAATGTAAAACTTATTATTTTCTGTGCGCGAGACCATTCATCCTAAATTTAGACAACGCCGA
This window contains:
- a CDS encoding ABC transporter substrate-binding protein encodes the protein MHTRRDFLKYASLGVTTALVTQACNNITKPAANQRTISIKLGAVSGINSIDVWIPQDLGYFDAAGLNAEVITFQSSAKMRDALIAGEIDFSAQAPLHVYLSRLKGVPLNVVANRRNLVDTSLIVRSDLRSQIKSVADLKGRKISAGEIGTWSWAVFVKYLRQNGLNDKDVEYVQSTTASSYTLLKTGQVDAAIAGAPDLHKLLKEGTVFQLLNALDPHVHKKYFGANEAMTRAWLSHERVASEKPEAIKRLVTVVNRTFTYMHQTAPEDILKVVGKHFDSQNLDAILTGLNTELKRSVPKDASISEAAYLTDQRVFFDTGIIKKMVPYAEGVFDKFAGYRA
- a CDS encoding ABC transporter ATP-binding protein; translated protein: MLVPTITTQNLSISYWSKNKRIDALQNVNLTINRGEFVSLIGPSGCGKSTLLNVISGLISPGTDVSGSFNTSGIKEIGYLFQKQTLLPWRTVIDNVTAPLEIRGIPRTERRKKALSMLKKYGLSGFENSFPRELSGGMQQRVLLIRTLIYQPDVVLLDEPLSSLDAQTRALLQDEFLRLWRDTGCTFVLVTHDLDEAITLSQRVFLLSARPGRIVKEFTIDLPTERSALAIRTDPRFQQIQREMWSELTTQVLQQDRGFAVFKT
- a CDS encoding ABC transporter permease, producing MKTTCRKILTLKQSTLSATNKNPKIPSFQTYQIQGWQRLRQLAIQLTPLAVILLVWEVGTGAFNINKFIEPALVGKPSVIVQEIGKLLSSGSIFQHIFVTFQEAMTGLALAMTSGISLGILLAYSPSGAKIILPYVQIFNSLPRIALAPFFIVWFGIGLLSKVLLAALAAFFPIFFTTYQGLQSIERELVSAFQVMGANRWQMLYMVVLPSVLIWVIAGIRTSLGMALVGALVAEYIGSTRGLGYLLMSAQGTLNVDQAWAILVILASISVFLDWGVRILEAYILRWRPNPREL